The Magnolia sinica isolate HGM2019 chromosome 3, MsV1, whole genome shotgun sequence genome includes the window TCCAGATTCATCCAATCATCAGATaacgacgcggattgcgtcctatcccgGCCAGTCTCCAGCTGAGAACGGGCAGgaactttgagtggccaccgtgatgtatggttcttatccacaccgtccatccatttgtttgcatcattttagggcataagccccacaatgaggtagatccgaggttcaagcggaccacaccagagatgactcttgcatttaacgCAACCCAAgctcactatttggtgtggtccaattgagcgttggatctgcttcaatttttggattcgtaccttataatgatctgagaaaatggatagacggcgtggataaacagatacatcacggtggaccccacaggagCTCTGGTTGGATGGCTTATCGTCCGACCAGGgttcggacgcaatccgcttcccttaaaTATAGGTTACCTTTTCATTTCGTTGATAATAAAtgaaaatcggattgcgtactgagttacgctcttatcgtactgagtaaactcagttgggcccaccgtgaatgtatttgtcttatctactccgtccatccgtttcttcagatcattttagtagttgatcccaaaattgaggtatatctaaagctcaagtggatcataccacatgaaaccgtgggaataatggtttccaacgttgaaacctttctatggcccacagtgatgtttatttgtcatctaaactgttcataatatcacaaagacatggatgaagtgaaatcacaaatatcagattcatctaaaacttctatggcccccatgaaattttcaatggtaaatgttcaattcacactgttttcggtggtgtggtccattttatctttggatatgcttcatttttttcgcTAAAGACCTAAACTTATCTGCTAAAATgtacggacggagtggataaaatgcatgaatgactatgggacccacagagtttactcagtacgctaagcgtactgagttactcagtacgcaatccacttcctaatAAATTGTGCTAAACTATCAATAGAGTCGAGGTTGATAATAAATGGTGTTAAACTATCCATGGAGTCCAAGGTTGAAATTCAACTTGTTATCATGGTGTGATTTTCTAGCATTCGCCGTGTATAATGGAGTCCAGATAATGTGCCTAACAGATGAGTAGTCAACATTCCAAGAATGGCTGGCATTACtactgttgaaaaaaaaaaagttcgagTGCCATGACAATTCAGGTGGAAGATTGAAGAGGCGATTTGCTGTGCAAATAATCTAGgtcactcatcaagtgggtcccacatgagaatTCCCTAAACCAAATAATAAAGCCAATCCCCTCAACCAGGCAGGGCTTGTGTATGATGAGAATGGACCGTTAGGAAATGATAATATGACCAATACACATGGAGTAGCATCTGAGccaaaaataaaatctctttgcGAGAAAGAAAAGATTAATACAACAGTAAATAAAAACCGTCCTCCCGGTACTATATGATAATGCAATTGTTTGAAACGTGAAGATATATAAGTTGTAAACTGCACTGAAATGGACTAGTGTGACAATAGTTAGTGATCTAAACCACTCATCTGTCAACAGTTGGTGCTGCTACACTAAGCATGGTTTCTTAAATGGCCCAAGAGAAGTAACAATTTTTTAACAGGCTCTTCCGCTGTtttagcccaaaaaaaaaaaaaaaaaagaagaaagaaaagagcatTGACTTCTGTTGTTTTTAAATTTCCTCAAAACTCCAATGAATGCTGTTTTCTTCCAGCATGCTAAGCTAACCAACCATGTCTCACTCCCGGAAATTTTACAGGTGGCATACATGTAACTCAAACTAAACCTTTCAAATCATGGGGCTCATCTTAGGTGGGACACAGACCAAAATTTACTATCTGGCTGGCCAATTGGAGGATATCAAATTGGCAGTTACAGTGCAAAAATAGTTAACAGTCTTAAACACAACAAACATCCATCAATCAGGGGTTCGCATTGCGTAATCTGTCTGATTTTGGTTTTACAACGTTATCTACAATATGTCCTGTGATTAGGACAGCTCAATTTCAGTTAAACACCCTGCATAGTGTATAAATCATCACTATGCCAGAACATTAAATAACTCTAATTACAACCCAAGTTTCTTGGGCGGCTTAAGATAAGTTGAGGACCCTTGTCGCAGGCCTGGCATTGAGACCCGCTGCTGCTGCTTTGCTTTCTTCCGCCTCTCTGTCACTTGGTTCTCTCTCTCCACTTCTGCCTGCGCCTTTCTCAAGTTCTccatttcctcttccattgcGATCTTCTCTTCTTTCTGCTTCTTCTTGTGTTCCAACATTGATGTATCCGAATCCTTCACTGAGAAAAACATCGGCCCCAACTCAGCCAGCCACTGCGGCTCAACTGCAGTGGCACACTGCATGTATTCTTTTGTTGTCAATATCAGCTCGTGGTATACAACATAGTCTGGTGTATACCCAAGGCCATAAAGGGCGCTGCTTGGATGCAAATGACAAGGCATCCCATTACGGCAATTCACATACTCCCCAACACCTTTCAATCTTGCAGCGTTGTGGAAATACGCAGAACAAATCGCCTTTCTAACAACATCCCAATTGGGACCACATGACGTCAATGGAATCTTCAATGTCTTGAGTATGTCTAGCAGCTGAGACCTAACCTCCCTTGCCTTCCGCAGCCCCTTCACATGCAAGAAGTGGTCATTGCACCAGTCTCCCCTGTACTGGTTCGCCTTCCACTGCTGATAGACATTGAGCAATGTCAAATGATCAGATTCGGGAACAAAGAACTTCTCCCTCGCGGCGTCGCTCTCCTCTGCCCTGTCCTTGGGCCGGAAGAAAACAGATGGAACTGAAAGCATTGACACAATCGTCAGCACCTCGTTCAGGCACTCCAGCTGCTCCCCCATCAGCAACATCTTAGCAAGTGGTGGATCCAATGGAAACTCAACCATTTTCCATCCCAGCTCCGTCAGGCTCCCAACATTATTTAATGCACCCAAGACCCATAACTGGTACATGGAATTGAGGATGTTGTCCTGTGGTGGAGGATCCAtgaaatcaaaatccaacaaattttcaatctTCAGAGACTTAAGTAACAGCACCACATTGCCAAGATTTGTTCTCTGGATCTCTGGCACAGGGTTCGGTAGCATCTCATTCTGGTAGGCAGTCTCTGTGTACAGCCGGTAACATGTGCCGGGTCCAGTTCTCCCCGCACGGCCAGCTCGCTGGTCAGCAGCAGCCCGGCTAACAGGAAACACTTGGAGAGCATCCATACCCATCCTGGGGTTGTACACTTTCATCTTACCATAGCCTGTGTCGATGACATAAAAGATCCCATCCACCGTCAGTGACGTCTCCGCAATATTGGTGGCTACAATGCATTTTCGGGCCCCATCTTCAGCTTTCTGGAAGATCTTGGCTTGAAGATCGGCTGGCAACTGGGAGTAGATTGGGAGTATGGAAAGCTTAGGCACCCCCTTCTTGGTTGTGGAAACGAGCTGTTCCATGCGCTCTGCAAGCGCATAGCAGGTTGCTTCAATCTCATCTTGGCCAGTCATGAAGATGAGGATGTCGCCGGGCGAGCTTGTAATGTGGATGGTCATGGCTTGCTTCACTGCACCTTCAACATAGTCTTCGCAAGGCGTCTTGCTGTATAAGATATTCACAGGGAATGTCCTCCCAGGGATGTGGAATATTGGCACACTGCAGTAAATATCAGCAATTAGAAAAAATGAAATATGGCAAAAATGTAGATAACAAATTAGTTTATTAAAGCTTGCATCAATGTTAGAGCTAAAATAGGCCATTCACACAGGTTGAGAACTTGAATAAAGATGTTTGAAAGCAAAGTGGCTACAGGCAAGCACAGTCAGAAACCTAgaagcaaataaaaataaaatggaaaaaaaaaaagaaaaaaaaaggctacAACAAGGATGGAAACAGTGAAGCTTGGAGAACCCCACCAGGCTCAGGAGACTGGTCTAAATGCCAAGATATCTTTTAAGTAAGCAAAATAGCCAATTCTCCCAATAGTCACCAAAGTTATACTGGTACTTTGGTTGGGACATGTATGCCAAATGACATGGATATGGGATCTTGACTACTCATAATTCCTATGggtatttttttttctgttttttttaatatatatatatatatatatttccttcacTAATACACATGTTCTCCACAGCTGTATGATGTGCAGATTGATCTCATATTTAGCAAGGAAACCCTTGGTTTGTTGAAGCTTCTCACATTCTAGTAGATCCTTTAGCATATACTAGGGGTGTGTGtgtggcacatgcaatgcacgtGGACTCGTGGAGAGAGATTAGAGTTTGGGGAGAGAGTCAGCTGCACACCAGGCCTTTTATGGGTAAAATATAAGCTATTCCTGGGATTTTTCAGGTGAAATCTGAGCTGTCGGATGGACACCAACCACATTTTCAAGTTCCTAAAATACCCTTGAACTTTACTATAAATGTCTTGACGTGTCCTCAAAATATACAAGGTTCTCCATCTGGGAAAACAAATTGCCGGGGCAAAAATCTCCAAGACCTAgtgttatatatagtagagatatcCACAAACTATACTTCATGTTCATACTTGAATTCTCGAAAGTTGGGCCCTATTGCAGGATGAGTGGATACATATgtagaaaaaaaatgaggcaaccCGATGCCACTTTTGGCGACTGACTTAAACAGCATCTTCATCATTCAGATTTTCAACAATGTTAActttaagaaaagaaaaactgCATCCCCCACCATGTGGAAGGATCAAAGTATCTAACGGCCGATACAGGGGCGTACCAACTGTTACGGCCATCATAacggttgatttttttatttttttttttaaaaattgcctgaaaatttcaggaaaaaatatttagaaaatctaaaataatgtaaatattccaaaaatGTATTcagtttttgttttgaacatgtttatggtagcataACGGTCCATTCTTTGGTGAGAGTTCCATGCTTCAGAAAAGAGACAAATATTGAGCTGGGTTTATGGTCAGTATTCAATGTTTGAGCAGGAACTAAAGTGGAAACACTGATCACTAGAGACTGAGAGAACagattcttaaatacacaaaggCTAGTTAGCTATTGCAACAAAGTGAGAGGGGAGCAGGAGAGGATTTGGGTGCAGGAGCAAagaagcatctgtttcaaaatattaGCAGCAGTAAAATACTCATGGAAGTGTAAATTCAAAGCAGGAGCAGTACCTTGGTACAAAGTTCATGCAAGTAAGTTTCAAATCTATGAAATAATGAGTATATTTAGCAGTGGCACCAAATTCCCAACAATTCCCAAAagccatgattaaaaaaaaaagggtgttgcaAGAGAAAGTTAATGTTATTAGTACATAATAAGTGAATCATTCTCAAAACGGACATGTAACAATCACCAACAAAAGCAAAACACCGACAATACAAATACACTATTAATAAAACATCTGCGCCTTACCCTTTCCAAAAACAAGGGAAAAATGAATGATATAACTGCAGATAAAGCATTTGGAAAACAATGAGCATAAAAGATATAGCTGGTGCGGTGTGTCCTCACCATATTACAGAGTGAACCATCAGTATGTGATAGGTGTACACTTTTCTACGATTTAGACGGGTGGaagggagtggcccaccttggatggcAGATGGTCCACAATCTTCTTCGATCAGACAATCCTAGGTGTCCAATCAAGAGCTTgcaaataaatagtaaaaatacaatGTTTTACATTCAGTGGTCAACAATCAATTGATTGTATGATTAGGATTGTCCCATCACCATGACTTCTGAGTTCTGAGCCATGGACAAGGTAGATACTACCTATCCATTACATGTGGTCTGCACCATAATATGCACAGGTTGCAGAGTTGAAGAGGAAATAATGACAAGCATATATGGGTGTGCCTAATACAGATAGTATGTCAAGGGAGGAAGCTGTAACAAGCCACTGGGGCATGCACCAGAAGAATCAGGATCACCCTGAAGACAAGAGTCATAGCCATTGATTTTGGCAATCCACTCACGTACATATCAGAGGTGATGATGTGTATATCACTATACAAATTTTAAGAGTACAAAGGAATCATACCGGTATTTATCAAGATCAGAATCCTTCAATGTTTCACGAAGAAGCACTCCATCCGTCATATACTGCAAAAAGGATTCAGCATATAGAACTACAGACAGGGAGTCAGGGACACTAAGAACAATAAGAAGGATTTTCAGAAGGATAATGAAAACAAACGTCTTCTAGTTATGCAGTCAATGACAAAAATGAACTAAAGAAGAACCAAATGACTGATGGAAACCAAAGATGAAATTTAAAATACATTAACCAAGCATTGTAGCAAATCAAGGTTTTTGCCATCTCATGCAAACAAAAAAAGTATAAGTAACTAATGTGAAGCAATTATGAGAAATAAAATAGAACTTGAAGATGCCAATGCAAAGAAGTAACTTGAAACATACATTTTGGAGATCTGCCTTCAATAATCAGATCAAAAGATAATACTGATTACTGAGATGTGACGAATTGAGAAGTGACGTCAGAGATTCAGAATGCAAAACATGCTTAGTAGAGAAGAAAGAAAGCTTAACTACATGATAAGGTGATTAAGGTATTTAACATAGTAATGAAGATCCACAAAACTATTTCTACTTTCACACCACAGAGGAAAAGGCCATTAAATGTGCAGGCACTagaggaaaaggaaaaacaaaaacaaaatcccAAGAATTTACTACCTTGATTAGGGTGTTCGGCCCAGTGACATCCTCGAACCGAATCGCATAACCAACTTTGTCGCCCAGTTCAGTTTCCATCTCTTCACTAACTCGCTTTGCTACGCTCATAGCTGCCACACGCCTTGGTTGGGTACAGCCAAGAACACCAGTTGTCGTGTATCCATCTTCATGCAGATACTATACCAGAattttatcaattagaagtaggCCAATTAAACAGTCTACTAGCGAAACGTAATTGATTCGATTGATTATATAATTCAATCATAATATGGACAAACCTGTGTAAGCTGAGTTGTTTTCCCTGAACCAGTTTCTCCAACTACAACGATAACCTGATTTTCACGAACTACCTGATCCATGGTTAATTGAAGAAACTTCGAAATTAGCTCATACTTCATAGGGCATGATTCAGACATCACATTAGAATGCAGAAAAGGTCCCTTCATCTATATCTAAGCCATGTTAATTCAACGAACACAGCATTTCAACTGCTTGggaaggatttttattttttttattttttttgaaaggcagaaCTGGCATTTTGATGAAATCAATTTTCCCTGAAAATGTGTCCATTTCCTTAAGGACCTCTCACGCCTCACCAACTGACCTACCCATTTGTatttccatgtggggcccatcacctTGTCTATTTCCATCAATGTTTGTGAACACTGGGTaatcggcgcccacgctgattTTGTTGCTTGATATCTCTTGGTGATGGGGATGATTAGGCTGATTTAGATTGATGATGCAATagatttggagtcgccactagccacttaactcaaaatcccGCAGTTGGCTAGAACCTTCAAAATACGTCAAGCTAGAGAATCCgaagactctcttgctttaaattgactccTGATCTACAATTTGAGATTCTGaataagggacctcggttacaaagagggaaggtgttaggcaccctctctgcccgtacggatatacggtctctactttgtgtggtaaaaTAGTCTTAAGGGATGGAATGATAAGGTTAGATGAGACTAGTCAAACTCAGATTTCTGATGTGGCGAGGTCCGAAAATTCAGCACACCACAGAGCATATGTCCAGAGAATGTCTAGAGGAGTTTTtaataagatgatgatgatggaataTGGACTAGGCTACtgtgagtttctgatgtgacaggatccagaGTTCTGggaagtcacagagcatacgttcaatgATAGTCTAGAGGAACAGGGAGGTTGAGAGAGGAAGTAATGATGCGATAAGAAATGTGAATACTAATGATGATtgtatgatctttggcttgcacggGCTTTAGATGTTTTGGTGTACTATGGTTGAGAGGTTTAACTCCGAGGTAAGTGGGTAAGCTAAGGGATAGCCGAGGAGGCTAGAAGGATAGAGGCTTGAAAGCTCAAACACTCCCCATTCTCACTTgctcactctctttctttctccctctccttctcttgaTTCTTGATTGATTGTTGTGGTTGttgatgagaaatgaagagaagtgaaggctatttatagcttcttgggatgacattttggtaattctaaGGGTTTTGGAGGGTGAATGATTATGTGGCCACTTGAGATTGGTTGAGGGGAGGGTATTGCCACATGGCACTCTCTTATTAGTCCTTGAgctttggtaggatggtaaataagaTGAGTTATGGGGGTAATTCTatggaagagttgactttgggagggaAGAATAGTTGTGGTTTAGAGGGGCACATTTGTCGAGGCagggcggtaatcggattactgccggcggtagtccgactaccgcccGACCACCGTTGACTCCGAACTCCGGCTTTTGGGCCTTATTTTGGGCACTAGATGCGGGCTTTTGGACTTTTTGGGCTTTATGGGCTTTTGGGCTTTTTTGGGGCTTTTGGGCTTTTGGATTTAAAGATGTTTTAGTTTGGGTTCCGGATTGGTTCGGTAGTGGTTCGGAAATGGGTAATAGGATGACCTAGGCTTGGTTTGGTTGGGGTTTGGGGTAGGACGTGGGGTTCAGGTTTAGTTGCTAAGGATCATACATGCCTTATCAAGCTACtagcctaggtggggtgtctacaatgttttaaatagattACACTATGTaacatgtagcttacactacataccctagcttagccttaacgctatGTAGCCCATGAAAATAAGTTGCATGCTAATTTGTATTCCCAGGCAATGAATGCAAGGTGATTCCTCTTATCAAGGCCATTTGAGACCCACCTAAAAGGAACCTCCCTGCTGCGCGCCTCTCGAATTATTCGGTCATGCAATACTTATGGAATACAAAGTACAAAATGCATTTCGACCCGTCGTAGTTCTCAATCATTTCACGATActatgctacacgctacatagcctACGATACACGCTACATAAATTACAGTCCAAGTTGTTTTCTACTAAAACAAAAGTAATTAATGTTTTCAGTGATTTGTTACATTTctctatttttcaataaaaagtaGTTAATTTTTTAAgtgattttagtaaaataataaaagtaaCAGTATTAAACCAGTTCTAATGCTCTTTCTACATCTTTATAGTTAATCTTTGCCCTATTTTAGGTTATGTTTGTTTGCACcagatatcatgatatttcattattAGACAGTCTAaattggtgcaaaatatcatgaaatttcattatatttggtgcaaccaagcacaaccctaattaaaaatctaaaagtacaatgtagcttatgcctcacgctTCAGAGTGAACAGTGTGCACTACAcactatttgctatttaaaacactgacttCAATATGGGGCCTActgttagatgatcctaaccatgggCATTTCCAGGTTGGACCCATCATTAGTTGATCCTATGCATGTGTatttccatgtgggacccatcgttaGCTGATCataactagggctgtcaatgggccgggcatGGCCTGGGGTAGGTCTCGGCCCAGATTTTAAATTGTTTCAGGCTAGGCTGTCGGACCGGCCCtaatcaaaattctgatttttcaggcccgAGCATGGCCCACTGATGCCCCTGATcctaaccaatgttttaaatatcattattgcgtaatgtatcgcacccttgggatatggatacatatcggttatcgcatgggatatatcaattgtatcgcgtaatgtatcgttgatGTTGGGAGATAtaggaacattgggaaattggtcgaatttttcaatgaaacttcagggatagttaaaaagacattaatacacacttagaaatcaaaacattacaaaaaaaaaaagaagaaaaagagtgcacataataggggtttcctttatatggggtcctaatatatgcgctttccaaCAAAACTGacgcaagtatattcaaagtctattcatataatttataaatgtaagaagacatgtatggaaacccaAACAATacgttcaaaagcaaaagaagaataacTAGATCAAGTTACAATTACATACATGCTTAATATTGTATGCGGATACAAAGATTGCatctgatttgcgagaaattgagaaatttagatttttatcaATTTTCTATAACTTGAcacatctcccccaaatctcgaaatcgaagttccaatgatttttttttttttttgaaaacatgaagaatcatatatttataaccatttgacactggtttaacgtgatttacagcaaaaacatggataaaaatttgaaaatgctcactggatcgactatgtgggatatatcgacactacttgtgcatttcgtattacacaagtgggatacaagatatatcggctgatatcgttgatatttaaaacattgatcctaaccatttgtatttccatgtgaggcccactgtgaatgaTCTTTAATCATGTGGGGATCATCATTAGATGAGCTTAACCATGTGGAGCCCTTTAGCCAATCCTAACCTTGTTTATTTCCATGTGGGCACATCATCAGTCAATCCTAACCATGTGAATTTCCACGCGAGGCCCATCATCACATGGTCCTACCAATGGTAATCCAGGTGGGACGCATCGCTAGTCAATCCTAAGCATGGGAGGACCCATCATTAGGTGATCCTAACCACTTAAATTTTCATTAGGGGCCCCTTGTTAGTCAATCCTAACTATGTGGGTTtacacatggggcccatcattaGACGATCCTAACCATGGGTATTTGCAGGTGGGACCCAACAATAGCCGATCCTGTGTCTATTTTTTGTTACATGTTAGAAATTTTTTACATGTTATCTTTCTCAAAATTGAAAATACAGATGTTTAAACTGTATTTAGCAGAATGTATACAGTAAGCACTGAAGTTCATACAAAAACCATACTCAAAAATGTGAAAATCGGTGAACTTCTACAGGGAAAATTACCAACCTGTAACAATTCCTCGCGGACAGAATAAATTGGGAGAAATTGTCGTTGCTGTGATAAGGATTTTGACTTTGTAAAATCACTCACAGCTTCACCTTTCTCTTTCATGTGTTGTGCAAATTTTGCATCCTCCTTAAAAGTCAACTTCACCCTCTTCCCCTAATACAGCTGTATCTGCATCAATCTGCATCCAATCATAATGAGAACTCCAAACGGTCATAGTATTAGATTGCTGAAAGGTAATCATAATTTCAGCCATTCCAAGTATTACCTGCTCTGCTGTCTTCTCAACACCCAGTATATCACCAAGCTTTGATCCTGCAAGCTCCCAAAACCTTTGGCGTGATTTGTTCTGACTCTGTTTTTCATGAATTTCCCTAACAAGAGCAGATCCTTTGCGTGATATTATAGCCATATCAGATGTGGGATCTTTCAACGGCATTGTAGGCTCTGCCTGCTTTGTAAAAACAACCCTGCCATGCAGGAAAGGAGGCTTTGTATCTGTGGCAGAAAAGATAGTAAAAATGTTTCGGTAGAAGGCCAAATGAAACAAGTCTATTCAAATTTTTATCAAAGGCATTTAATGTGTCAAGAATCATAGACAAACAAGATATGTGCCCAACTACAAAACAGAATGTgaaatatgcatgtgttacacaGTTACACAAACGGAAGCCTCGCACCATCAATTGAAGCTCATGCAACTCATTTCGCATGAGTTTTGGAAGCCGTACTTGAGTTTTAACAAGGGAACCACAACATTGAAAAAGTTTTCTGACCTCCAAAATTGTAACTTGAAAAACTTAGTTTAGACTATACACTCTATTGACAGTCAAATGAGTTTAAACAGAATCTAAGGGTCAGAACTTGATAAACTCTTGCTCATGAGATTCCCCATGTTTTTATCATATTGGAACAATTGAAGACAGTTGATTTCTAAATTCATTTATTCTAGAACATGCTAGAAGTAGAGGTGGTTTAAACACATATCACGAAGAGATTAGTGAGATCATgtaaaataaaatccatggaaAATACTATCCAACTGAATCAGGACCAGGTGGTTTCAAGTTTCAAACAGCAGAGAGATGTCTGGCAATAATCTTACTAGCTAACATCAAATGGAAGCAAGAGCAGAGTAGAAAAATATGGCAATCTGGGCACCGAAACAGAAAGACGACCATAGAAAGGAAACTATTGCGCAAAATAAGTGACCATGCAAGCATGCAACAAACTCAGGACTGAAGCATAATATTGACTGTATCAGTGATTGAACAAGTCAACATGTCAGTGACAAGAAAATGCATTGTATCAGGTCTGTTTCGGAAAAGAGATGCATATCAGCTGATATTTTGAACCATGGTTCTCCTTTATCGTTATGTGGGGAAGCAGGAAGAATTCCCCTCACGAAGAGCCAAATGCCTCATACCATCTCTCGCTAAAGAATCAGCTAGCCTTTTCACTTCTCTCCCCATGTGACAAACAAAATGCTTATCCAAGTGGAAATTTTTAACAACACAGCATAAACTAGGAGATTAGCTTTTATCTTTGATGAGACTAGAACAATTGCTTTAGGATTAAACCTCTCATTTTCATTCACCCCCACAGAAGCTAACGTTTTAGCATGGGGCCTGTTGGTTCTCTCTTTATATTGCAGACTCTGTTTCTTGATACATCTTTAGATTCTCTCCTTAATACAATTCTCCTTACCCATAAAATAAGAAATAACCATTGcccataaaataaaaaagataacgGTTACCTATGCTTCTGTTGTccactaaccaacgattttttttatttttttatttgtaatgAATATATCAAGATTCATTATAACCATCGAGTAGCACCTCAAATTATCAAGCAAGGGCATTCTACTCCATCTTCACAATCACCTCAAAGAATCCAActtatggcaaaaaaaaaaagcacatgtAATCTCATACATAGGTTACTACGTTCGTCATTTATCAATAAAGCAAAGGCTCCTGCCATTTACTTGAAAAAGGGAAAATAATAAGGATATTTGCATACCATGAACAAGAAGTATAACTTTGCGTTCATCCTCATCTTCGAATTCGGTCTGCACCTCCGTCCCTCTAACAGCTCCAGATCTCAGTAGTTGCCGATCT containing:
- the LOC131240358 gene encoding LOW QUALITY PROTEIN: pre-mRNA-splicing factor ATP-dependent RNA helicase DEAH7 (The sequence of the model RefSeq protein was modified relative to this genomic sequence to represent the inferred CDS: deleted 1 base in 1 codon; substituted 1 base at 1 genomic stop codon) — encoded protein: MEGGEGVIDIDKITVLLEPDKISEGGLHIPGKDRVVFRPPERKSVLGLDALVIAKXESKGDAGFKVPQDRNISVVTSLDEDEKSSLSGFDDAESNSFQGRNTRDHRRYRETHMEETSHSGETFLAVQALIVNRTLSFSHPSNVYQRSEVTTPHSGSSRSVRSRSPSRYERESRTSDRRDRNEARSESRRGRHDDDGYHDEYSQRRDGYRRGHEDKYAGESERKRSRHGSASRRTSSRSDWDDGRWEWEDTPRRDSHSMSGRHHQPSPSPMFVGASPDARLVSPWLGGHTPHSAGPAASPWDHISPSPVPVRASGRASNSRYSGRSHHLASSAENSRLVSEENEADDNSSSKEDNHELTEQTRLEMDYNADRAWYDRDEGNTMFDADSSSLFLGDDTSFQKKEAELAKRLVRKDGTRMTLSQSKKLSQLTADNAQWEDRQLLRSGAVRGTEVQTEFEDEDERKVILLVHDTKPPFLHGRVVFTKQAEPTMPLKDPTSDMAIISRKGSALVREIHEKQSQNKSRQRFWELAGSKLGDILGVEKTAEQIDADTAVLGEEGEVDFKEDAKFAQHMKEKGEAVSDFTKSKSLSQQRQFLPIYSVREELLQVVRENQVIVVVGETGSGKTTQLTQYLHEDGYTTTGVLGCTQPRRVAAMSVAKRVSEEMETELGDKVGYAIRFEDVTGPNTLIKYMTDGVLLRETLKDSDLDKYRVPIFHIPGRTFPVNILYSKTPCEDYVEGAVKQAMTIHITSSPGDILIFMTGQDEIEATCYALAERMEQLVSTTKKGVPKLSILPIYSQLPADLQAKIFQKAEDGARKCIVATNIAETSLTVDGIFYVIDTGYGKMKVYNPRMGMDALQVFPVSRAAADQRAGRAGRTGPGTCYRLYTETAYQNEMLPNPVPEIQRTNLGNVVLLLKSLKIENLLDFDFMDPPPQDNILNSMYQLWVLGALNNVGSLTELGWKMVEFPLDPPLAKMLLMGEQLECLNEVLTIVSMLSVPSVFFRPKDRAEESDAAREKFFVPESDHLTLLNVYQQWKANQYRGDWCNDHFLHVKGLRKAREVRSQLLDILKTLKIPLTSCGPNWDVVRKAICSAYFHNAARLKGVGEYVNCRNGMPCHLHPSSALYGLGYTPDYVVYHELILTTKEYMQCATAVEPQWLAELGPMFFSVKDSDTSMLEHKKKQKEEKIAMEEEMENLRKAQAEVERENQVTERRKKAKQQQRVSMPGLRQGSSTYLKPPKKLGL